TCGCGATCACCGGCACCAACGGCAAATCGACCGTCACCGCGCTGATCCACCATATCCTCCAGACGGCGGGCGTGCCGACGACGCTGGGCGGCAATATCGGGCTGCCCATCCTCGGGCAGGAGCCGTTGCCGGCCGGTGGCGTCTACGTGCTGGAATTGTCGAGCTTCCAGATCGATCTGACCCACAGCCTTGCCGCCGATGTGAGCGTGCTGACCAACATCACGCCGGACCATCTCGATCGCTATGACGGCTTCACCGGCTATGCCGCGTCGAAGGCTCGCCTGTTCGCGATGCAGCGGCCCGGCCAGTCCGCCGTGATCGCCACCGACGACGAGCCGACCCGCGCGCTCGCCGTACATCTTTCGCGCGCGGTGCTGCCCCCTTTGGCGATGGACGGCCTGCTCGGCGCGCCGCTCGGCATGCCGCCGATTCCAGCCGGCCCGACGGTGGTCGCGGTCTCCGCCGGTGACGTCACCGACCAGTCGGCATGGCCCGCGCTGCAAGGCCCGCACAACGCCCAGAACGTCGCGATCGCGCGCGCCGCCTGCCGCCTGCTCGGCATCGACGACGCCGCGATCGAGCAGGGGCTGCGCACCTATCCCGGCCTGCCGCACCGCATGGAGCGGATCGCCGAGCTCGCCGGGGTGCTCTACGTCAACGACAGCAAGGCGACCAACGCGACCTCCACCGCGCCAGCGCTCGGCGCCTATCCGAAGATCCACTGGATCTTGGGCGGCAAGCGCAAGACCGACGATCTGGACGCCTGCAAGCCCTACTACGGCCATGTCGTCGCGGCCTATACGATCGGCGAGGCGGCCGAACTGTTCGAACGCATCCTGTTGGAATCCGGTATCTACGCACGCAACCTCGGCACGCTCGATGCCGCGGTGAAGGCTGCCGCACAGGTGGCCCGGCCCGGCGAGACGGTGTTGCTCTCACCCGCCTGCGCCTCCTACGATCAGTTTCGCGATTATGAGGCGCGGGGCGATGCGTTTCGTGCGGCGGTGGCGATGCTGGGGACGGGGGCATGAAGATGGACGCCGTTTCGCATCGCGGCCGCTTCCGCCGGGGCAAGCCGCCACGCCTCGGTCGTTCGGATCGAACGGCGCTCGGTCGCTGGTTCTGGGAGATCGATCTCGTCCTGCTCGCACTGGTGACGGTGCTGATCGGCATCGGCCTGATCGCGGTCGCCGCGGCGTCCCCTGCGGCGGGCGTTCGCTATTCGGACGGGGCGGTGCAATTCCCGCCGCTTTATTATTTCTACCGCCAGTGCCTGTGGCTGAGCATCGGCATCCCGGTGATGTTCGTCACCTCGATGCTGCCCAAGGCGACCGCGCGGCGCCTGTGCCTTGTCGGCGCGGCGGTGTTCGTCGTGGCGCTGATGGTGACACCGATCGTCGGCCACCAGGTCAATGGCGCACGACGCTGGCTGGGCGCGGGGCCGGCGCAGATCCAGCCGTCCGAATTCCTCAAGCCGCTCTATGTGGTGGCGATGGCGTGGCTGTTCTCGCTGAAGCAGCATGATCGCTCGCTGCCGGTGGTGCCGATCAGCCTGGTCGTCACCGGGCTGATCGCCGCCTGCCTGATGAAACAGCCCGATTTCGGCCAGACCGTGATGTTCCTGCTGATGTGGACGGCGCTGCTCACTCTGTCCGGCGCGCCGATGAAGGGGCTGGCGATGCTGGCCGGGATCGGCGTCGCGGTGGTGGTGCTCGCCTATCTCTTCTATCCGGTCGCGCATCTGCGCATCGACAATTTCCTGTTCCAGTCGGGCGACACCTATCAGGTGGACAGCGCGCGGCGGACGCTGCTGCATGGCGGCTTCTTCGGCACCGGGCCGGGGGCGGGCACGATGAAGTTCAAGCTGCCCGAGCCGCATACCGACTATATCTTCTCGGTGATCGGCGAGGAGTTCGGCCTGATCGCCTGCATCGCGATCGCCGCGATCTACGCCGCGATCATGGTGCGGGTGTTCGTCAAGCTGCTGGACGAGGAGGATAGCTTCATCCTGCTCGCCGCCGCCGGGCTCGCGACGCAATTCGGTGCGCAGGCGATCATCAACATGGCGGTGAACCTGCAACTGGCACCGTCCAAGGGCATGACGCTGCCGTTCATCTCCTATGGCGGCTCGTCGATGATCGCCTTGTCGATGGGGTTCGGTCTGCTGCTGGCGTTCACGCGCCGGAACCCGTATCTGACGCGATCCCCTTATGTCGTGACATGGAACAAGGCCCGGTGAAACGGCTCTTCCTTCTCGCCGCCGGTGGCACCGGTGGGCATATGATCCCCGCGCACGCGCTGGCCGAGGAGCTGATCGCGCGCGGCCACAAGGTCGTGCTGGTGACGGACGATCGCGGCGCGCGCATTCCCGGCATCTTCAAGGGCGTCGACGTCCATGTCCTGCCGGCCGGCCGACTGGGCGGCGGCGTGCTGGGCTGGATCGGCGCGGCCAAGGGCATCTGGGCGGGACGGAAGGCGGCGAAGGCGCTGATCCGGCAATATGAGCCGGCGGCGGCGATCGGCTTCGGCGGTTATCCGGCATTGCCAACCTTGCTCGCAGCGCTCTCCGAGAAGGTGCCGACCGGGCTGCACGAGCAGAATGCGGTGCTTGGTCGGGTCAACCGGCTGTTGGCGCGCTTCGTGAAGGTGCTGGCGACGGCCTATCATCGGGTCGATCGCGTGCCCGCGAAGATCGTGCCGGTGATCGTCGGCAATCCGGTACGCGCCGAAATTCTCGCGCTGCGCGACCAGCCTTACCCGCCGCTGACCGAGGATGGCATCTTCCGCCTGCTCATCACCGGCGGATCGCAGGGCGCCTCGGTGCTGTCGACCGTGGTGCCCGATGCGCTCGGCCTGCTGCCGGTCTCGTTGCGTCAGCGCCTCCAGGTCACTCAGCAGTGCCGGCCCGAGGATATCGAGAAGGTCCGCGCCCGCTACGCCGAGCTCGATATCCCGGCCGATCTCGCCACCTATCTGGGCGACCTGCCCGAGCGGCTGGGCTGGAGCCATTTGTTCGTCGGCCGTTCGGGCGCGTCGACCATCGCCGAGCTCACCGCCGCCGGCCGCCCCGCCATCCTCGTGCCGCTGCCGACCGCGATGGACGACCACCAGACCGCCAATGCGCGCGAGATGGCGGCGACGGGTGGCGCCGCCTCGATCCCGCAGAGCCGGTTCACGCCACAGCAGCTCGCCAAGCAGATGCAGAAGATGGCGCTCGAACCCGGCGCGCTCGAAAATGCCGCGCATCGCGCCCGCGACGCCGGCTACCCCCAAGCCACGCAGGCGCTCGCCGATCTGGTCGAGAGCCTCGCCGGACCCACCCCGGCCCCCGTCGGGCCGGCCCCAGCATTCAAGGAAGTCATCGCGTGAAGGGCGTCGCCACCGACATCGGCACCATCCATTTCATCGGCATCGGCGGCATCGGCATGTCCGGCATCGCCGAGGTGATGCACAATCTGGGTTACACCGTGCAGGGCTCGGACGTCGCCGAGGGCTATGTGATCGAAGGCCTGCGCCAGCGCGGGATCAAGGTGATGATCGGCCATGACGCCGCCAATCTCGGCGATGCGGCGGTGGTCGTCACCTCGACCGCGATCAAGCGCGGCAATCCCGAGGTCGAGCTGGCGCTGGAGCAGCGCATCCCCGTCGTCCGCCGCGCCGAGATGCTGGCCGAACTGATGCGCCTGAAGTCCACCGTCGCGGTGGCGGGCACGCATGGCAAGACCACGACGACCTCGATGGTCGCCGCGCTGCTCGACGCGGGCGGGGTCGATCCGACCGTGATCAACGGCGGCATCATCAACAGCTACGGCTCCAACGCGCGGCTCGGCGCCTCCGACTGGATGGTGGTCGAGGCCGACGAGAGCGACGGCAGCTTCCTCCGCCTCGACGGCACCTATGCGATCGTCACCAACATCGATCCCGAGCATCTCGACCATTATGGCTCGTTCGATGCGGTCAAGGACGCGTTCGTCGAGTTCGTCGAGAACGTGCCCTTCTACGGCGCGGCTCTGCTCTGCCTCGATCATCCCGAGGTGCAGAAGATCATCCCGCGCGTGCGCGACCGCCGCGTCGTCACCTATGGCTTCTCGGCGCAGGCCGACGTGCGCGGCGTCAACGTCACGCCGATCCCCGGCGGCAACCGGTTCGAGACGATCATCCGCCATCGCGACGGCACCGTCCGCTCGATCGAGGGCATCGAACTGCCGATGCCGGGCCGCCACAACGTCTCCAACGCGCTCGCCGCGATCGGTGTGGCGCTGGAACTCGGCGTGTCCGATGCGATCATCAAGACCGGCTTCTCCAAGTTCGGCGGGGTCAAGCGGCGCTTCACCAAGGTCGGCGAAACGGGCGGCGCGACGATCATCGACGATTATGGCCACCACCCGGTCGAGATCCGCGCCGTGCTGTCGGCCGCCCGCGAGGGTGCCGAGGGCCGGGTGATCGCGGTCGTCCAACCGCATCGTTTCACCCGCCTGCGCGATCTGATGGAGGAGTTCCAGAGCGCCTTCAACGATGCCGACATGGTCTATGTCGCCCCCGTCTATGCGGCGGGCGAGCAGCCGATCGAGGGTGTCGACGCCGCTGCGCTGGTCGCGGGCCTGCGCATGCGCGGCCATCGCTCGGCCGCCGAGGTCGCGGGTGCCGACGCGCTGGCGAAGGAGCTGGCGGGCGTGCTCAAGGCCGGCGACATGGTGATCTGCCTCGGTGCGGGCGACATCACCAAATGGGCGGCCGGCCTCGCCACCGCGATCGAGGCGGAGCGCGCACAGGTGACGGAAGCGGCCGAGTGACACCCTCGCTTGCCCCATATACCCCGTTCGTCCTGAGCGAAGTCGAAGGACGTGCCGCAGGCGGAATCGCTTGGGGCATGCACTTCGACAGGCTCAGTGCGAACGATTTATTGGTGGGCAGTGTTTTTCGGGGCATTGTCTTTCAGGGCGGAGTGACATGAGCGCGCAGGCGCTGGCCCTTCCTGCCGTGCGCGGTCGTCTGACCACAGACGCGCCGCTGGCGCCGCTCGTCTGGTTCAAGGCGGGCGGGGCGGCGGAATGGCTGTTCGAGCCGGCCGACATCGATGATCTCTGCGATTTTCTGGCGAGCCTCGATCCGGCGACGGCGGTCATGGGGCTGGGGCTCGGCTCGAACATGATCGTGCGCGACGGCGGTGTGCCGGGCGTGGTGGTGCGGCTCGGCAAGGCGTTCGCCAGGGTCGAGCGGCTCGATGCGACGACGCTGCGGTGCGGCGGCGGGGCGAGCGGCATCCTGGTATCCTCGACGGCACGCGATGCGGGGATTGCCGGCATCGAGTTCCTGCGCTCGATTCCGGGCGCGGTCGGCGGCTTCGTCCGCATGAATGGCGGCGCTTATGGCCGCGAGGTGAAGGACATCCTCGTCGCGTGCGACGTTGTGCTGCGATCGGGCGAGCGGCGGACGCTGGTGCCGGCCGATCTCGGTTACAGCTATCGGCACAGCGAACTGCCCGAAGGCGCGATCGTCGTCTCGGCGACCTTCCGGGGCCAGCCCGGCGAACCCGCCGCGATTGGCGCGGAGATGGACCGCATCGCCGCCGAGCGCGAGGCGTCGCAGCCGCTGCGCTCGAAGACCGGTGGATCGACCTTCAAGAATCCGGACGGCCACAAGGCCTGGGCGCTGGTCGATGCAGCCGGCTGCCGGGGCCTGACCGTCGGCGGCGCGCAGGTCTCCGAAAAGCATACCAACTTCCTGCTCAATCTCGGGTCTGCGACCTCCGCCGACATCGAAGCGTTGGGCGAGGAGGTCCGCCGCCGCGTGAAGGCGCACAGCGGCATCGAACTGGAATGGGAGATTCAACGCGTGGGTGTGGCAAAGTGAGCGGGGCATCGATCATCCTCCCCTGGAAGGGGAGGGGGACCGCCGCGCGTAGCGCGGTGGCGGAGAGGTGTCGCCCTCTCGTCACGCCCAGCGCCCGCCACGAGCGCTGCCACCCCTCCGTCACGCCTTCGGCGCGCCACCTCCCCTTGCAGGGGAGGATGTGATGGTGAAACCCCTCCACGTCGCGGTGCTGATGGGCGGCTGGTCGGCCGAGCGCGAGGTGTCGTTGACCTCGGGCCGGGGCGTCGCCGCCGCGCTCGACACGCTCGGCCATCGCGTCGTCGCGATCGACATGGATCGGGACGTCGCCGCCAAGCTTGCCCTCGCGGCGCCGGACGTGGTGTTCAATGCGCTCCACGGCACGCCCGGAGAGGACGGCTCGGTGCAGGGCCTGCTCGATATCATCGGGCTGCCCTACACCCATAGCGGCCTCGCCACCTCGGTGATCGCGATCGACAAGGAACTGACCAAGCAGGCGCTCGTCCCCCATGGCATCCGGATGCCGGCGGGCAAGGTCGTCGCCAGCGAGAGCCTCTATGCCGGCGATCCGCTGCCGCGCCCCTATGTGCTCAAGCCGGTCAACGAGGGCAGCTCGGTCGGCGTCGCGATCGTCACCGATGGCGGCAATATGGGCAACCCGATCGGCCGCGACAGCGAAGGCCCGTGGAAGCATTTCGAGCAACTGCTCGCCGAGCCCTTCATCCGCGGCAAGGAACTGACCGTGGCCGTGATCGGCGGGCCGGAGGACGGCCAGGCGCTCGCCGTCACCGAGCTCAAGATCGACAGCGGCTTCTACGATTACGACCATAAATATACCGACGGCATCACCACCCATGTCTGCCCGGCGGACATCCCCGAGGACGTGGCCGCCGCCGCGATGCGGATGTCGGAGGCGGCGCACCGCCTGCTCGGCTGCAAGGGCTGCTCGCGCTCGGACTTCCGCTGGGATGACGAGCGGGGCGTGGACGGGCTTTATCTGCTCGAGGTCAACACCCAGCCCGGCATGACGCCGCTGAGTCTGGTGCCCGAGCAGGCGAAATATATCGGGATGAGCTATGAAGCGTTGGTCCAGCGCCTTATCGATGAAGCGCTGAAGGGGGAATAGGCGTGACCGAACGGGCGCGGATCAGGCGAGGGGCTCAGCCCCGCTACCAGCGGGGGCCGGCCGTCGCGCGGCGTGGCGCGCAGGCGGCGAACGCGCGCGCCAAGAAGGTCACCGGCCGCGCGCTGGCGACCTTGCCGATGCAGGCCGATACGCTCCGCCAGTTCGGCCGCAGGCTGTTCGCGGTGGTGATGGCGCTGCTGCTGATCATCGGCCTGCTCGTGCTGCGCGTGCCGCAGATGATCGGCACCCAGATCGGCGAACTGGTCGGCCTCGCCGGCTTCTCGGTGAAGCGCGTCGAAATTCAGGGCATCCATCACATGGACCGGCTGCCGGTCTATTCGGTCGCGCTCGACCAGAAATCGACCGCCATGCCGCTGGTCGATCTCGGCGAAATCCGCAACAAGCTGCTCGCCTTCGGCTGGGTGCAGGATGCCCGCGTCTCGCGCCGCCTGCCCGATACCCTGCTGGTCGATATCGTCGAGCGCCAGCCCGCCGCGATCTGGCAATATCAGGGCAAGCTCAACCTGATCGACAAGGATGGCGTGATCCTCCAGCCGGTCGATCCGCAGGCGATGCCGGAGCTCCCGATCGTCGTCGGGCCGGATGCCAACACCCAGGCGACCGCGCTCACCCAGCTGCTCGATGCCGCGCCGCGCCTGAAGCCGATGTTTGCGGGCGCGACCTGGATCGGCGATCGCCGCTGGGACGTGCGTTTCAATTCCGGCGAGACGCTGGCGCTGCCCGAAGGCGAGGAGGCCGCGAAGGCCGCCTACGCCAAGTTCGATCGCATGGACCAGGCGGCCAGCCTGCTCGGCAAGAGCTTCGTCCATTTCGACATGCGGATTCCCGGCAAGTTCGTGGTGCGCGTCACCGCCGAACCCGGCCATGAGATCGCCGATCCCACCGACAAGCCCGCCACCCCGCCGACCCCGGCCGGGCAGGACGCCGTCTGACCCGATGGCGCAGGGGCGTTCCGACAAGCTGATCACCGCGCTGGATATTGGTTCGTCCAAGGTCTGCGCGCTGATCGCGGAGAAGACCGAGAGCGGTGAACTCAACGTGCTCGGCACCGGCCAGCGCGAGAGCCGGGGCGTGCGCCGCGGCTATGTCGCCGACATGGAGCGCACCGAGGTGGCGATCCGCGAGGCGGTGGAGCAGGCCGAGCGCATCGCCGGCGTCA
This genomic window from Sphingomonas abietis contains:
- the murG gene encoding undecaprenyldiphospho-muramoylpentapeptide beta-N-acetylglucosaminyltransferase; protein product: MEQGPVKRLFLLAAGGTGGHMIPAHALAEELIARGHKVVLVTDDRGARIPGIFKGVDVHVLPAGRLGGGVLGWIGAAKGIWAGRKAAKALIRQYEPAAAIGFGGYPALPTLLAALSEKVPTGLHEQNAVLGRVNRLLARFVKVLATAYHRVDRVPAKIVPVIVGNPVRAEILALRDQPYPPLTEDGIFRLLITGGSQGASVLSTVVPDALGLLPVSLRQRLQVTQQCRPEDIEKVRARYAELDIPADLATYLGDLPERLGWSHLFVGRSGASTIAELTAAGRPAILVPLPTAMDDHQTANAREMAATGGAASIPQSRFTPQQLAKQMQKMALEPGALENAAHRARDAGYPQATQALADLVESLAGPTPAPVGPAPAFKEVIA
- a CDS encoding peptidoglycan glycosyltransferase FtsW, coding for MKMDAVSHRGRFRRGKPPRLGRSDRTALGRWFWEIDLVLLALVTVLIGIGLIAVAAASPAAGVRYSDGAVQFPPLYYFYRQCLWLSIGIPVMFVTSMLPKATARRLCLVGAAVFVVALMVTPIVGHQVNGARRWLGAGPAQIQPSEFLKPLYVVAMAWLFSLKQHDRSLPVVPISLVVTGLIAACLMKQPDFGQTVMFLLMWTALLTLSGAPMKGLAMLAGIGVAVVVLAYLFYPVAHLRIDNFLFQSGDTYQVDSARRTLLHGGFFGTGPGAGTMKFKLPEPHTDYIFSVIGEEFGLIACIAIAAIYAAIMVRVFVKLLDEEDSFILLAAAGLATQFGAQAIINMAVNLQLAPSKGMTLPFISYGGSSMIALSMGFGLLLAFTRRNPYLTRSPYVVTWNKAR
- a CDS encoding cell division protein FtsQ/DivIB produces the protein MTERARIRRGAQPRYQRGPAVARRGAQAANARAKKVTGRALATLPMQADTLRQFGRRLFAVVMALLLIIGLLVLRVPQMIGTQIGELVGLAGFSVKRVEIQGIHHMDRLPVYSVALDQKSTAMPLVDLGEIRNKLLAFGWVQDARVSRRLPDTLLVDIVERQPAAIWQYQGKLNLIDKDGVILQPVDPQAMPELPIVVGPDANTQATALTQLLDAAPRLKPMFAGATWIGDRRWDVRFNSGETLALPEGEEAAKAAYAKFDRMDQAASLLGKSFVHFDMRIPGKFVVRVTAEPGHEIADPTDKPATPPTPAGQDAV
- the murC gene encoding UDP-N-acetylmuramate--L-alanine ligase; this translates as MKGVATDIGTIHFIGIGGIGMSGIAEVMHNLGYTVQGSDVAEGYVIEGLRQRGIKVMIGHDAANLGDAAVVVTSTAIKRGNPEVELALEQRIPVVRRAEMLAELMRLKSTVAVAGTHGKTTTTSMVAALLDAGGVDPTVINGGIINSYGSNARLGASDWMVVEADESDGSFLRLDGTYAIVTNIDPEHLDHYGSFDAVKDAFVEFVENVPFYGAALLCLDHPEVQKIIPRVRDRRVVTYGFSAQADVRGVNVTPIPGGNRFETIIRHRDGTVRSIEGIELPMPGRHNVSNALAAIGVALELGVSDAIIKTGFSKFGGVKRRFTKVGETGGATIIDDYGHHPVEIRAVLSAAREGAEGRVIAVVQPHRFTRLRDLMEEFQSAFNDADMVYVAPVYAAGEQPIEGVDAAALVAGLRMRGHRSAAEVAGADALAKELAGVLKAGDMVICLGAGDITKWAAGLATAIEAERAQVTEAAE
- the murB gene encoding UDP-N-acetylmuramate dehydrogenase is translated as MSAQALALPAVRGRLTTDAPLAPLVWFKAGGAAEWLFEPADIDDLCDFLASLDPATAVMGLGLGSNMIVRDGGVPGVVVRLGKAFARVERLDATTLRCGGGASGILVSSTARDAGIAGIEFLRSIPGAVGGFVRMNGGAYGREVKDILVACDVVLRSGERRTLVPADLGYSYRHSELPEGAIVVSATFRGQPGEPAAIGAEMDRIAAEREASQPLRSKTGGSTFKNPDGHKAWALVDAAGCRGLTVGGAQVSEKHTNFLLNLGSATSADIEALGEEVRRRVKAHSGIELEWEIQRVGVAK
- the murD gene encoding UDP-N-acetylmuramoyl-L-alanine--D-glutamate ligase; the protein is MITSAAFVGKRYAVLGLARSGLATVRALVASGAQVTAWDSDEAKRNALPLPSGERVGVRGSEPQASVPAIGADHPHPTLSPKGEGFSWGDPMLIDLTGFDGIVVSPGVPLNTHPIASRGREAGVPIIGDIELFAQARASLPDHKVVAITGTNGKSTVTALIHHILQTAGVPTTLGGNIGLPILGQEPLPAGGVYVLELSSFQIDLTHSLAADVSVLTNITPDHLDRYDGFTGYAASKARLFAMQRPGQSAVIATDDEPTRALAVHLSRAVLPPLAMDGLLGAPLGMPPIPAGPTVVAVSAGDVTDQSAWPALQGPHNAQNVAIARAACRLLGIDDAAIEQGLRTYPGLPHRMERIAELAGVLYVNDSKATNATSTAPALGAYPKIHWILGGKRKTDDLDACKPYYGHVVAAYTIGEAAELFERILLESGIYARNLGTLDAAVKAAAQVARPGETVLLSPACASYDQFRDYEARGDAFRAAVAMLGTGA
- a CDS encoding D-alanine--D-alanine ligase; translated protein: MVKPLHVAVLMGGWSAEREVSLTSGRGVAAALDTLGHRVVAIDMDRDVAAKLALAAPDVVFNALHGTPGEDGSVQGLLDIIGLPYTHSGLATSVIAIDKELTKQALVPHGIRMPAGKVVASESLYAGDPLPRPYVLKPVNEGSSVGVAIVTDGGNMGNPIGRDSEGPWKHFEQLLAEPFIRGKELTVAVIGGPEDGQALAVTELKIDSGFYDYDHKYTDGITTHVCPADIPEDVAAAAMRMSEAAHRLLGCKGCSRSDFRWDDERGVDGLYLLEVNTQPGMTPLSLVPEQAKYIGMSYEALVQRLIDEALKGE